One window of Bacteroidota bacterium genomic DNA carries:
- a CDS encoding tetratricopeptide repeat protein, with amino-acid sequence MSAKLKRFFLALSVVLFVGQSVVKAQTEGEVKRLIDIGKYEEAIAMGQKILAQDPKNDKIDYLMGRAYFETDRVNEASAWFTKGQGHSSRNPMNFVGAGAVAAYQDNFEKAKLELDKAAGLNVKNDPKTFLALAEAYMAYSTKDKAKAQPFLKEAELYLYKVQKLSPNDAESYVLLGKLYGLQGVEELEQGMYEKAIEKDPAYIYGYFRLGQLFKKQSKFQEAADKFQKAIELDPGFGPVYRAMAEMWILAKKYDKAEENINKYLEIMGGDKGSRIIQMTIYYLGDQFDKTIEIGEKVIIDTNSTLVKRLLAYSYVKKTPPDAAKAMQWFNAYWDAVKTNPKAIIATDYEVYGKAFQLQGNDVEAVKNYELSIEMEKAKGAEGAPNFELYNAVAEMYKEKKDTVKRIYYLRKFVQSNTSGKYQLKENFALGQAYFQIKDFIHADSVFEVMTQKMPDLHIGYSWRGRSNAAQDPGSKQGLALPHYQKVLDLLGNDAEKIAKYKTDFITALRYKAAYLATVTEKFAESRPFWEKILELDPADEDAKKGLEYVKAKGG; translated from the coding sequence ATGTCAGCAAAGTTAAAACGCTTCTTCTTGGCCCTGTCGGTTGTCTTGTTTGTTGGACAATCTGTTGTCAAGGCCCAGACCGAAGGTGAGGTCAAGCGCCTCATCGATATCGGCAAATATGAAGAGGCGATTGCGATGGGTCAAAAAATCCTCGCGCAAGATCCCAAAAACGATAAAATCGATTATTTGATGGGCCGCGCCTATTTCGAGACGGACAGAGTCAACGAAGCCTCCGCTTGGTTTACCAAAGGTCAAGGCCACTCGTCCCGCAACCCGATGAATTTCGTCGGAGCAGGTGCTGTGGCAGCCTATCAGGATAATTTTGAAAAGGCAAAACTTGAACTCGACAAAGCCGCGGGACTCAATGTCAAAAACGATCCCAAAACTTTCCTCGCACTTGCTGAGGCCTATATGGCTTACAGCACGAAGGACAAAGCGAAGGCACAGCCTTTTTTGAAAGAGGCCGAACTCTACCTCTACAAAGTGCAAAAGTTGAGCCCCAACGATGCAGAAAGCTATGTGTTGCTCGGCAAACTCTACGGCCTCCAAGGCGTCGAGGAACTGGAACAAGGCATGTATGAAAAGGCCATCGAAAAGGATCCTGCCTATATCTACGGTTACTTCCGCCTCGGACAATTGTTCAAAAAGCAAAGCAAGTTCCAGGAAGCTGCCGACAAATTCCAGAAAGCCATCGAGCTTGACCCTGGCTTCGGTCCTGTATACCGTGCCATGGCCGAGATGTGGATCCTTGCCAAAAAATATGACAAGGCTGAGGAGAACATCAACAAGTACTTGGAAATCATGGGTGGCGACAAAGGGTCACGCATCATTCAGATGACCATCTATTACTTGGGCGACCAATTTGACAAGACCATTGAGATTGGCGAAAAGGTGATCATCGATACCAACTCGACCTTGGTGAAGCGTCTCCTTGCTTACAGCTACGTGAAGAAAACTCCGCCTGATGCTGCAAAGGCAATGCAGTGGTTCAATGCTTACTGGGACGCTGTGAAAACCAACCCCAAGGCGATTATCGCCACTGACTATGAAGTGTACGGAAAGGCTTTCCAACTTCAGGGCAATGATGTCGAGGCGGTGAAAAACTATGAGCTTTCCATCGAGATGGAAAAAGCCAAAGGTGCAGAGGGGGCTCCCAACTTTGAATTGTACAATGCTGTTGCAGAGATGTACAAGGAAAAGAAGGATACCGTCAAACGCATTTACTACCTGCGCAAGTTTGTGCAGAGCAATACTTCAGGCAAGTACCAATTGAAGGAGAACTTTGCCCTTGGTCAGGCCTATTTCCAAATCAAAGACTTCATCCATGCCGATAGTGTCTTTGAAGTGATGACCCAGAAAATGCCTGATCTCCACATTGGCTATTCTTGGAGAGGCCGCAGCAATGCTGCTCAAGATCCAGGTTCAAAGCAGGGATTGGCGCTGCCACACTACCAAAAGGTGCTTGATTTGCTTGGAAATGATGCTGAAAAAATTGCCAAGTACAAGACCGATTTCATCACTGCATTGCGCTACAAGGCTGCCTACCTCGCAACGGTTACCGAGAAGTTTGCTGAGTCGAGACCCTTCTGGGAAAAAATCCTCGAACTTGATCCCGCAGATGAGGATGCCAAAAAAGGGCTGGAGTATGTAAAGGCAAAGGGTGGTTGA
- a CDS encoding substrate-binding domain-containing protein, which yields MKSVASSVPTSFSRCILVALAMVVLMWGCEFAGSGKEKETPRTKVSSKESPEAGRINIGIDITMQPVIQQLVDAFHIENPKAELNAIYATEDELVKGLQQDSMRLIILSRELTAPETAVLRKQQSRTTVTQIASDAIVAILHPENPMDSLTMEALGKVVRGEAYTWRQIGGDSDDPVNLVFDAPTSSTVRMIRERFLKPEQALPKNAFEATSQEKVVEYVSQDKNAIGFIGYCQVSDRDSRAVQAVLEKIKLARLDATDTSDVSGFFIRPYQNEIALGRYPLSRPVIIVSREHFLGLGTGFANYSAGEIGQRILLKAGLVPKSMPPRLIVLPEKED from the coding sequence ATGAAAAGTGTCGCTTCTTCCGTCCCCACTTCGTTTAGCCGGTGCATCCTTGTTGCGCTGGCGATGGTGGTATTGATGTGGGGATGCGAGTTTGCGGGCAGCGGAAAAGAGAAGGAAACTCCTCGTACGAAAGTTTCGTCCAAGGAATCCCCCGAGGCCGGCCGCATCAATATCGGCATCGACATCACCATGCAGCCGGTGATTCAACAATTGGTGGATGCCTTTCACATCGAGAATCCTAAAGCGGAGCTCAATGCCATTTATGCCACTGAGGATGAACTGGTGAAGGGTCTGCAGCAAGATTCGATGCGTCTGATCATTTTGAGCCGCGAACTGACAGCACCGGAGACGGCGGTCTTGCGCAAGCAGCAAAGCCGCACCACTGTTACCCAAATTGCCAGCGATGCCATCGTGGCAATTTTGCATCCTGAAAATCCAATGGATAGCCTCACGATGGAGGCTTTGGGCAAGGTTGTACGCGGGGAAGCCTATACTTGGCGGCAAATCGGCGGAGATTCAGACGATCCGGTCAATTTGGTTTTTGATGCCCCCACCTCGAGCACGGTGCGGATGATTCGGGAAAGGTTTTTGAAGCCCGAACAAGCATTACCCAAAAATGCATTCGAGGCAACGAGTCAAGAAAAGGTCGTGGAGTACGTCAGTCAAGACAAGAATGCCATCGGGTTCATCGGTTACTGTCAAGTTTCTGATCGGGACTCCCGCGCTGTGCAGGCGGTTTTGGAAAAGATCAAACTTGCACGGCTCGATGCGACGGACACCTCGGACGTGAGCGGCTTTTTCATTCGGCCCTATCAAAACGAGATTGCATTAGGGAGATACCCGCTGTCGCGACCCGTAATCATTGTAAGCAGGGAGCACTTCCTCGGATTAGGCACGGGGTTTGCAAACTACAGTGCAGGAGAGATTGGGCAACGCATCCTACTCAAAGCTGGCCTTGTGCCAAAGTCAATGCCGCCCAGACTCATCGTTCTTCCAGAAAAAGAGGATTGA
- a CDS encoding NADH-quinone oxidoreductase subunit N yields MDNSTSYLAHQLSLLSDSVGGILPEVVLIAGFLLAIILEITVGKRSKLILPFAAIGTIVLFVATTLLLWPAEVPTHGNFLGMITPDRFAAYMKLLVGVGTVLALLAAQQSTKLRTEAKGMGEYYIVLLGMAVGMAFMTMAQNLVMVYLALEMVSLPAYALTAYARLRNKSAEAALKYVIYGCFASGVMLYGISWLYGFTGTLDPHSAAFGEGLVAAGVWPVTMMLVLVLGGFAFKIGALPFHFWMPDVMEGAPHPVASLLAVAPKVAGFAMLIRFFASIHHSIALLPTEDVQGLMQNLSWVLAILAMGSMLLGNLAALRQDNLRRMLAYSSIAQTGYILAGVLFFQSSGFAVVMFYLTIYLCMNMVAFLLAGWLEEEAGIKTIKELKGLSASLPMVAFITALAMVSLTGLPPTAGFIAKLRLFLAGLTEYQSTGQVVLVVLLIAVLLNTVLSLFTICGSRARWSLAIL; encoded by the coding sequence ATGGACAACTCCACCTCATACCTGGCGCATCAACTGTCCCTTCTCAGCGACAGCGTCGGCGGCATTCTTCCTGAGGTCGTCCTGATTGCTGGCTTCTTACTGGCGATCATCCTCGAAATCACCGTCGGCAAACGCTCCAAACTGATTTTACCCTTTGCGGCGATCGGAACCATCGTTTTGTTTGTCGCGACCACGCTGTTGCTATGGCCCGCGGAGGTTCCTACGCACGGCAACTTTCTCGGGATGATCACCCCAGACCGCTTTGCCGCCTATATGAAATTGCTAGTCGGTGTGGGAACCGTGCTGGCATTGCTGGCAGCACAGCAAAGCACCAAGCTTCGCACCGAAGCCAAAGGCATGGGCGAATACTACATTGTGCTGCTGGGCATGGCCGTTGGGATGGCCTTCATGACCATGGCGCAAAACCTGGTGATGGTGTACCTGGCCTTGGAAATGGTTTCCTTGCCCGCGTACGCCCTCACAGCTTATGCGCGCCTGCGCAACAAAAGTGCCGAAGCAGCCTTGAAATACGTGATTTACGGTTGCTTTGCCTCTGGAGTAATGCTGTATGGCATCTCGTGGTTGTACGGGTTTACCGGCACGCTCGACCCGCATTCGGCGGCGTTTGGCGAAGGTTTAGTGGCGGCAGGTGTCTGGCCGGTGACCATGATGCTGGTTTTGGTCTTGGGAGGCTTTGCCTTCAAGATCGGAGCCCTGCCCTTCCATTTCTGGATGCCGGATGTCATGGAGGGGGCACCGCACCCTGTCGCTTCCTTGCTCGCTGTTGCGCCCAAGGTCGCAGGATTTGCCATGTTGATTCGCTTCTTTGCCAGCATACACCATAGCATTGCCCTTCTACCAACCGAAGACGTGCAGGGCTTGATGCAAAACCTGTCCTGGGTGCTAGCCATCCTTGCCATGGGCAGTATGCTGTTGGGAAACTTGGCTGCATTGCGGCAAGACAATCTCCGTCGAATGTTGGCTTACAGTTCCATTGCTCAGACTGGCTATATCCTTGCCGGCGTACTGTTTTTCCAGAGTTCCGGCTTTGCTGTCGTGATGTTTTACCTCACGATCTATCTCTGCATGAACATGGTTGCCTTCCTCTTGGCAGGTTGGCTCGAAGAAGAGGCTGGCATCAAGACGATCAAAGAACTCAAGGGCTTGTCGGCAAGCCTTCCGATGGTGGCTTTCATCACCGCATTGGCCATGGTATCGTTGACAGGTTTGCCGCCGACGGCTGGATTCATCGCGAAGCTCCGTCTTTTTCTAGCCGGATTGACCGAATATCAGTCCACCGGACAGGTTGTGCTGGTCGTCTTGCTGATCGCGGTTTTGCTCAACACGGTGCTTTCGCTTTTTACTATTTGCGGGTCGCGAGCACGATGGTCTTTGGCAATCCTGTGA
- a CDS encoding NADH-quinone oxidoreductase subunit M yields MGSLTILLLLPLVALLAVLFLPGGKSGVLRQVGLLATLLQTAWFFAAILPAFLSGDANFMDFRIVEQLQWIRLDLGSAGLLNIEFHLAMDGISLILVMLTVLVLPIVAWKSFDVEKRPKVYWALFLLLDLSMLGCFLAMDFFLFYLFYEFMLLPMFFLIGMWGGARREYAAIKFFLYTLFGSVFMLLIMVGLAFSFTDPVLTAELGRPVYTFNMLYMMPDLTGAFPNMVSTGIFSQGVDLLGMDARTLAFFVLLIGFAIKVPSVPVHTWLPDAHVEASTPISVVLAAVLLKVGGYGILRICYGLFPEAGVNYATVVAVLGMVSILYGGLVAMSQKDLKAMIAYSSISHMGFVLLGIASLDSAGMDGAVLQMFNHGVVSAGLFLIAGVLSDRVHDREILHFTGLWSKMPRYTVFVLIAFFASMGLPGLNGFVSEMLVFLGSFKATGFGMPVWIPIVSVLGIVFAAVYFLRTFRQMFFGEFSYVGTGDAKALTDLTPKEIALFVPLAVMMVVLGLFPGLLLGLMETAVAGYTDLLSNF; encoded by the coding sequence ATGGGATCGCTCACCATACTGCTGTTGTTGCCGCTCGTCGCCCTGTTGGCGGTACTCTTTTTGCCTGGCGGGAAGAGCGGTGTTTTGCGTCAAGTGGGCTTGCTGGCGACTTTGCTGCAAACAGCATGGTTTTTTGCGGCCATCCTCCCCGCATTCTTGTCGGGAGACGCCAACTTCATGGATTTCCGCATCGTCGAGCAATTGCAATGGATTCGCCTTGACTTGGGAAGTGCAGGTTTGCTCAACATCGAATTTCACCTTGCAATGGATGGCATCAGCCTGATTTTGGTGATGCTCACTGTGTTGGTCTTGCCGATCGTGGCTTGGAAATCCTTTGATGTCGAAAAGCGGCCCAAAGTCTATTGGGCACTGTTTCTCTTGCTGGATTTGAGCATGCTGGGCTGCTTTTTGGCGATGGATTTTTTCCTGTTTTACCTCTTCTACGAATTCATGCTGCTGCCGATGTTCTTCCTCATCGGCATGTGGGGCGGCGCAAGGCGGGAATACGCGGCTATCAAGTTTTTCCTATACACCCTGTTTGGTTCGGTGTTCATGCTGCTGATCATGGTCGGATTGGCCTTCAGCTTTACGGACCCGGTATTGACAGCGGAATTGGGCAGACCCGTGTACACATTTAACATGCTGTACATGATGCCCGATTTGACCGGAGCCTTCCCGAATATGGTTTCGACCGGCATTTTCTCCCAAGGCGTGGACCTGCTGGGAATGGATGCACGGACGTTGGCCTTTTTTGTATTGCTCATCGGATTTGCAATCAAAGTGCCATCTGTCCCGGTCCATACGTGGTTGCCCGATGCGCACGTAGAGGCAAGTACCCCGATTTCGGTGGTGCTGGCTGCGGTTTTGCTCAAGGTTGGCGGCTATGGCATTCTTCGGATTTGCTACGGTCTGTTTCCCGAGGCGGGGGTGAACTATGCGACGGTAGTGGCGGTACTGGGAATGGTTTCCATTCTGTATGGCGGTTTGGTTGCGATGTCCCAAAAGGATTTGAAAGCCATGATTGCCTATTCCTCGATTTCCCACATGGGTTTTGTCTTGCTTGGAATTGCCAGTTTGGATTCGGCAGGAATGGACGGGGCGGTCTTGCAAATGTTCAACCACGGCGTGGTTTCCGCTGGCTTGTTTTTGATTGCGGGCGTCTTGAGTGACCGCGTCCATGACCGCGAAATCCTGCACTTCACCGGCCTTTGGAGCAAAATGCCCCGCTATACAGTCTTTGTCCTGATCGCCTTTTTTGCGTCGATGGGCTTGCCGGGTTTGAATGGATTCGTCTCCGAAATGCTGGTCTTCCTTGGAAGTTTCAAGGCGACGGGGTTTGGCATGCCGGTGTGGATTCCCATCGTTTCTGTGTTGGGGATCGTTTTTGCGGCCGTCTATTTCCTGCGCACCTTCCGCCAAATGTTCTTTGGCGAATTCAGCTATGTCGGCACGGGAGATGCCAAGGCATTGACCGATTTGACCCCCAAGGAAATCGCGCTGTTTGTGCCGCTCGCGGTGATGATGGTCGTTTTGGGGCTTTTCCCGGGTTTATTGCTCGGGCTAATGGAAACGGCCGTGGCTGGCTATACCGATCTGCTGTCCAATTTCTAA
- a CDS encoding NADH-quinone oxidoreductase subunit L has protein sequence MRIPGTISVEPANFAVYLMGGIPLLFLLGFVLLLVFGSRMKGGAAIALGVSGLALALVIYGLVYGRGEAASVEWFKIGENALNISIKQDPYSRLMLLLVVAITFLVHIFSLAYIEKDPMRHRYWAYLSLFSASMTGLVLASNLLLVFVCWELVGVASWFLIGFWFKKPEAAKASQKAFIVNRIADAGFIMALMLIWREYGDFDFPSRLAPNASWLTHFLIGFGLFVGAIGKSAQFPFQVWLPDAMAGPTPVSSLIHAATMVAAGVYLLLSVEPIFIPEMKLVIASVGAFTALIAAISALTQTDIKRVLAYSTVSQLGFMVMGIGVGASSFAFLHLIAHAFFKCGLFLVAGAVIHGIHKAQDKEHLHFDAQDMRFMGGLRRKMPLVFACWIFFAASLAGLPLFSGFLSKDGIVIGAMEFASKNGFWAWLIPGAAILTSLLTAFYITRQGVLVFLGRNRAQGAGAKDSFFAALPKTDLRMLIPLLILALASTWLILSPKDPIHIHYFKMPTENFPMLPWALAGLAVTGIGFGAFLYRKGPLPSRVNSFVFDLSFKHFFLDDLYTGFLVKPFLAITRLLALFDHYVIDGLVRLVSGLILRKGHRPSLSTAAEWTDHHLVDPVVNEVIQPQEKHSLSRASAWIDQKFIDRIVNGFAGTIMRAGKRVGQLQSGKLQLYILYTILGLLVLLLALIYIFTA, from the coding sequence ATGAGAATACCGGGTACAATTTCAGTGGAGCCAGCGAATTTTGCCGTCTATTTGATGGGTGGGATTCCTTTGCTGTTTCTGCTGGGATTTGTGTTGCTATTGGTATTCGGGTCGCGGATGAAAGGAGGGGCTGCGATTGCTTTGGGGGTAAGTGGCTTGGCCCTGGCGTTGGTGATCTATGGTCTTGTGTATGGCCGGGGCGAGGCAGCTTCTGTCGAATGGTTCAAAATCGGGGAAAATGCCCTCAACATCAGCATCAAGCAAGATCCTTATTCCCGTCTCATGCTGTTGTTGGTGGTGGCAATCACCTTTCTCGTTCACATTTTTTCCTTGGCCTACATCGAAAAGGATCCGATGCGGCATCGCTATTGGGCCTATCTGTCGCTGTTTTCAGCGTCGATGACGGGGCTGGTTTTGGCAAGTAACCTGCTGCTGGTTTTTGTCTGCTGGGAATTGGTGGGCGTGGCCTCTTGGTTCCTCATCGGATTTTGGTTCAAAAAGCCCGAGGCTGCCAAGGCGAGCCAAAAGGCCTTCATCGTCAACCGAATTGCAGATGCAGGCTTTATCATGGCCTTGATGCTGATTTGGAGGGAATATGGAGATTTTGATTTTCCCAGTCGCCTCGCTCCCAACGCAAGTTGGCTCACCCATTTCCTGATCGGATTCGGGCTGTTTGTCGGGGCAATCGGCAAGTCGGCCCAATTCCCGTTTCAGGTATGGCTGCCGGATGCCATGGCGGGTCCGACGCCGGTGTCGAGTTTGATCCATGCCGCGACCATGGTGGCGGCGGGTGTCTATTTGCTCCTCAGCGTGGAGCCGATCTTTATCCCGGAAATGAAGCTCGTGATCGCGAGCGTGGGGGCATTTACCGCCTTGATTGCTGCGATTTCGGCTTTGACACAGACCGATATCAAGCGGGTTTTGGCCTATTCCACTGTTTCGCAGCTGGGATTTATGGTGATGGGAATCGGCGTAGGAGCTTCAAGCTTCGCGTTTTTGCACCTGATCGCCCATGCATTCTTCAAATGTGGCCTCTTTTTGGTGGCAGGAGCGGTGATTCATGGCATCCACAAGGCACAAGACAAGGAACACCTTCATTTTGATGCCCAAGACATGCGTTTCATGGGTGGCCTCCGCCGCAAAATGCCGCTCGTTTTTGCCTGCTGGATCTTTTTTGCTGCGTCCCTCGCCGGATTGCCGCTTTTTTCGGGCTTCTTGAGCAAGGATGGCATCGTGATCGGGGCGATGGAATTTGCCTCAAAAAATGGCTTCTGGGCTTGGCTGATCCCCGGAGCAGCCATCCTGACGAGCCTGCTCACAGCATTTTACATCACGCGCCAAGGCGTGCTCGTCTTTTTGGGTCGCAACCGCGCCCAAGGCGCTGGCGCAAAAGATTCCTTCTTCGCAGCGCTCCCCAAGACCGACCTCCGGATGCTGATTCCCCTGCTGATTTTGGCGCTCGCCTCCACTTGGCTCATCCTTTCGCCGAAGGATCCTATTCACATTCACTATTTTAAGATGCCCACGGAAAACTTTCCAATGTTGCCTTGGGCACTCGCTGGTTTGGCCGTCACCGGAATTGGTTTCGGCGCTTTCCTTTACCGCAAAGGTCCGCTTCCCTCCCGTGTAAACAGCTTCGTCTTCGACCTGAGTTTCAAGCATTTTTTCCTCGACGATCTGTACACGGGGTTCTTGGTGAAGCCATTTTTAGCCATCACGCGGCTTCTCGCGCTGTTTGACCATTACGTGATCGACGGTTTGGTGCGCCTCGTCTCCGGGCTGATCCTTCGCAAGGGACATCGGCCAAGCCTGAGCACCGCCGCTGAATGGACCGACCATCATCTCGTGGACCCTGTGGTAAACGAAGTGATACAACCGCAGGAAAAACATAGTCTCTCGCGGGCTTCGGCTTGGATCGACCAAAAATTCATCGACCGCATCGTCAATGGCTTTGCGGGCACGATCATGCGCGCCGGCAAACGCGTGGGTCAATTGCAGTCGGGCAAACTGCAGTTGTATATTCTTTACACCATCCTTGGCTTGCTGGTGTTGCTCTTGGCTTTGATTTATATTTTTACCGCATAA
- the nuoK gene encoding NADH-quinone oxidoreductase subunit NuoK, which yields MSPAEIYLTLGAFLFSLGVFMVVTRRNAVMALLGIELILNAANLNFVAFATKDADLLEGQMAALFVIVLAAAEVAVAFAIVLNVYQRFKTVNIDEIDTMKE from the coding sequence ATGAGTCCCGCAGAAATCTACCTGACGCTCGGCGCATTCCTGTTTTCCCTCGGGGTCTTCATGGTCGTCACGCGCCGTAACGCCGTCATGGCTTTGCTGGGCATCGAATTGATTCTGAACGCTGCGAACCTCAACTTCGTGGCGTTTGCGACCAAGGATGCTGACCTTTTGGAGGGACAAATGGCGGCTTTGTTTGTGATCGTATTGGCTGCCGCGGAAGTCGCGGTGGCATTTGCCATTGTGTTGAATGTCTATCAGCGGTTCAAGACGGTGAATATTGATGAGATTGATACGATGAAGGAATAA
- a CDS encoding NADH-quinone oxidoreductase subunit J: MSVTEVIFHLFVLLTAGAAMALALSRNVVYAAFLLFAVLIGVAGLYVFAGAEFLAVSQVIVYVGGTLIVVIFGVMLTAKIREMRPQTELINLVPGALTAIALFLALLFVIREGVVHQAAPMDAVATIQNTRRVGIATVTDYLLPFELVSILLLTVLVGAAYLSRKTKSEKEGQAE, encoded by the coding sequence ATGAGCGTGACGGAAGTCATTTTCCACCTGTTCGTCCTGCTCACTGCCGGGGCAGCTATGGCCTTGGCTTTGTCCCGGAATGTGGTCTATGCTGCTTTCTTGTTGTTTGCAGTCCTCATCGGCGTCGCTGGACTCTATGTTTTTGCAGGCGCCGAATTTTTGGCGGTATCGCAGGTGATCGTCTATGTCGGGGGCACCTTGATCGTCGTGATCTTCGGGGTGATGCTCACGGCCAAAATCCGGGAGATGCGCCCCCAAACGGAACTGATCAATCTGGTTCCCGGAGCATTGACGGCGATTGCGCTGTTTTTGGCATTGTTGTTTGTCATTCGGGAAGGGGTCGTCCATCAAGCTGCGCCGATGGATGCGGTTGCGACCATTCAAAATACGCGACGGGTCGGCATTGCAACGGTTACGGACTATTTGCTGCCGTTTGAATTGGTTTCTATCCTGTTGCTGACGGTTTTGGTGGGGGCTGCCTACCTGAGCCGCAAAACCAAGTCTGAAAAGGAGGGTCAAGCAGAATGA
- a CDS encoding 4Fe-4S binding protein: MKKPRSGYLRTVVASFKAMMQGMKLTGKHYVKGYDREAPMGIADDNYFKKEQGPITIQYPMDKVPIPDTGRYRLYMETDDCIGCDKCARICPVDCITIETFRADGDLGRTTDGTMKRLHLPTFDIDMGKCMFCGLCTTVCPTECLTMTPVYDFSEYDRDNFVYHFGAYSPEDENVIRLATEASLAAKKAEKAATTAPVAESSDAPVKRRPMVQRGPAAEPKPEDAPAVEVPTENKPETPPAPKPRPMMRPVMKKADGEAETPVAPLDNSSLEESKADSSSGENVPPRPRPRPVMRKPEDSSENPAPVVENPAVPEIPVAEINPPRPRPRPVMQRKPEDSGENPALIVENPAVSENPVSEIKPPRPRPIMQRKPVESTDSPETTPLTSEVPLVTEPSLEEDPKNSDSPEAPSELPPKPKARPRPIMRRPEDQTGGPEA, encoded by the coding sequence ATGAAAAAGCCACGCTCCGGATATCTGCGCACCGTCGTCGCTTCGTTCAAGGCCATGATGCAAGGGATGAAGCTCACGGGCAAACATTATGTCAAGGGCTATGACCGCGAAGCCCCGATGGGCATCGCCGACGACAACTATTTCAAAAAAGAGCAAGGGCCCATCACCATCCAATATCCGATGGACAAGGTGCCGATTCCAGATACTGGGCGGTACCGGCTTTATATGGAAACCGACGATTGCATCGGCTGCGACAAGTGCGCGCGCATCTGCCCCGTCGATTGCATCACCATCGAAACCTTTCGGGCCGACGGCGACCTCGGGCGTACCACTGATGGCACAATGAAGCGCCTGCATTTGCCGACCTTCGACATCGACATGGGCAAATGCATGTTCTGTGGACTTTGCACGACGGTCTGCCCGACAGAATGCCTGACGATGACCCCGGTTTATGACTTCAGCGAATACGACCGCGATAACTTCGTTTATCACTTCGGGGCCTATTCGCCGGAGGACGAAAATGTGATTCGACTCGCCACGGAAGCCTCCTTGGCTGCAAAAAAGGCTGAAAAAGCAGCCACGACTGCGCCCGTTGCAGAATCGAGCGATGCGCCTGTGAAGCGGCGGCCGATGGTACAACGCGGACCGGCCGCGGAACCCAAACCCGAGGATGCGCCCGCAGTCGAAGTGCCGACCGAAAACAAGCCGGAAACTCCGCCAGCACCCAAACCACGGCCCATGATGCGGCCCGTGATGAAAAAGGCGGACGGCGAAGCTGAAACTCCCGTAGCGCCATTGGACAATTCGTCGTTGGAGGAATCGAAGGCCGATTCGTCAAGCGGGGAAAATGTGCCGCCGCGCCCAAGACCGCGTCCGGTCATGCGCAAGCCGGAAGATTCCAGCGAAAATCCTGCTCCCGTCGTGGAGAATCCTGCTGTACCTGAAATTCCTGTTGCAGAGATCAATCCGCCGCGTCCAAGACCGCGTCCAGTCATGCAGCGCAAGCCGGAAGATTCCGGCGAAAATCCGGCCCTCATCGTGGAGAATCCTGCTGTGTCCGAAAATCCCGTTTCCGAGATAAAGCCGCCACGCCCGCGTCCAATCATGCAGCGGAAGCCTGTCGAAAGCACCGATTCGCCAGAAACGACGCCCTTGACATCGGAAGTTCCCCTCGTAACTGAACCCAGCTTGGAAGAGGATCCGAAAAATTCCGATTCGCCAGAGGCTCCCTCCGAATTGCCACCCAAACCCAAGGCTCGTCCTCGCCCGATCATGCGGAGGCCTGAAGACCAAACAGGAGGGCCCGAGGCATGA